Proteins encoded by one window of Halorubrum ruber:
- a CDS encoding Lrp/AsnC family transcriptional regulator: MDDLDRRILSILRRDARTPYTEIADRVGTSEGTVRNRVDRMTDEGVIERFTVTTRTGNVKAMIEISVEMNVNTDEVGQRMVEWEEVDFVWQVSGEEDVVLVVDAVDTRAVNELITQAREMDEVKSTKTRLILDERLG, encoded by the coding sequence ATGGACGACCTCGACCGACGGATCCTCTCGATCCTGCGACGGGACGCGCGGACCCCGTACACGGAGATCGCGGACCGGGTTGGGACCTCCGAGGGGACCGTGCGCAACCGCGTCGACCGGATGACCGACGAGGGCGTGATCGAGCGGTTCACGGTGACGACCCGCACCGGTAACGTGAAGGCGATGATCGAGATCTCGGTGGAGATGAACGTCAACACGGACGAAGTCGGCCAGCGGATGGTGGAGTGGGAAGAGGTGGACTTCGTCTGGCAGGTGTCGGGCGAAGAGGACGTCGTCCTCGTCGTCGACGCGGTCGACACGCGCGCGGTCAACGAACTGATCACGCAGGCCCGCGAGATGGACGAGGTCAAGTCGACGAAGACGCGGCTCATCCTCGACGAGCGGCTGGGGTGA
- the carA gene encoding glutamine-hydrolyzing carbamoyl-phosphate synthase small subunit — protein MSDAYIALADGRVLEARARSPGRTRGELVFTTAYTGYEESLTDPSYAEQILTFSYPLIGNYGVRSERFESESVQPRAAIARELTDDVADWLAGEGVPAVDHVDTREIVTTVREEGAMACGIAAGPDATPEDAVEEMEACKPMSDHVDIGAQVSVAEPTVHESADGVGVDVAMLDCGAKGSIVSSLTERGADVHVLPYDATPEDVAAIDPDVLFVSNGPGDPENFVAAQEVVDEFAGELPLAGICLGQQVITSALGGSTEKMAFGHRGVNQPVKDLRTDKVVMTTQNHGYTVADTGPLEVTQVNVNDDTVEGLDSEELDVITRQYHPEANPGPHDSLGFFDEVLDLATSSRRVAAD, from the coding sequence ATGTCGGACGCCTACATCGCGCTGGCCGACGGACGCGTGCTCGAAGCGCGCGCCCGTTCGCCGGGGCGGACCCGCGGCGAACTGGTGTTCACGACCGCGTACACCGGCTACGAGGAGTCGCTCACTGACCCCTCCTACGCCGAACAGATCCTCACCTTCTCGTACCCCCTGATCGGGAACTACGGCGTCCGAAGCGAGCGGTTCGAGTCCGAGTCGGTCCAGCCCCGCGCGGCGATCGCCCGCGAGCTGACCGACGACGTCGCCGACTGGCTCGCCGGCGAGGGCGTGCCGGCCGTCGACCACGTCGACACCCGCGAGATCGTCACCACCGTCCGCGAGGAGGGCGCGATGGCCTGCGGGATCGCCGCCGGCCCGGACGCGACCCCCGAGGATGCGGTCGAAGAGATGGAGGCGTGCAAGCCGATGAGCGACCACGTCGACATCGGCGCGCAGGTCTCGGTCGCCGAGCCGACCGTCCACGAGAGCGCCGACGGCGTCGGCGTCGACGTCGCGATGCTCGACTGCGGCGCGAAGGGCTCGATCGTCTCCTCGCTCACCGAGCGCGGCGCGGACGTCCACGTTCTCCCGTACGACGCGACCCCAGAGGACGTGGCGGCCATCGACCCCGACGTGCTGTTCGTCTCGAACGGCCCGGGCGACCCGGAGAACTTCGTCGCCGCCCAGGAAGTCGTCGACGAGTTCGCGGGCGAGCTCCCCCTCGCGGGGATCTGCCTCGGCCAACAGGTGATCACGAGCGCGCTCGGCGGCTCGACGGAGAAGATGGCGTTCGGCCACCGCGGCGTCAACCAGCCGGTCAAGGACCTCCGCACCGACAAGGTCGTGATGACCACCCAGAACCACGGCTACACGGTCGCCGACACCGGCCCGCTCGAAGTGACGCAGGTGAACGTCAACGACGACACCGTCGAGGGCCTCGACAGCGAGGAGCTGGACGTCATCACCCGCCAGTACCACCCCGAGGCGAACCCCGGCCCGCACGACTCGCTCGGCTTCTTCGACGAGGTGCTCGACCTGGCGACCTCGTCGCGTCGAGTCGCGGCTGACTGA